The genomic region CGCCGAAGGGCGGGTTCACCAGGGCAGGCAGGAAGTGCGGTGTCATGGCGCGGGCTCCTTAAATGGTGGGGTTCCCGTCTGCTATATAACCTTTAATGCGGCGGTGCAAGTCAAAAAAATAGGGGACCCGGTCCGGTTCCCCTAGTGCTTCCTGCAACTACTCTCTCCGCCTTGCCGTTGGCTTGGGGGCCTCACAGCGAGTTCCCATTCAGGTGGGCTCCTGTAGACCGCTTTAGGCAATTCCCGCGCAATGGGGCAGCTCACCACGGTCGAAACAGTCACCCGTTCAATAAATTATTCCGCAGGGGCGTTAAAAACCTCACGGACAGGGCAGAGAGAGCAAGTAAGTAAGTGGCTGCATTGTAGTACCGGCAAAATGAGAAATCAAGGGCGATTTCTCTAATCCTTTGTATGAGAAATCTCCCTGCAAACGGGTTGCAATTTTGGGGCTTTGTCGTACAATGCGCCCACCAATTTTCGCAGCGACCGGGAGGGATAGATGCGCCTTAAGGAAGAGCAGATCGCACGCCTGGCGGAAAAGGTGCTGGGCGACCTGGAACGTGCCCAACTCGTGGAGCAGAAACAGGGGCGGGGGGCTGTGCTGGCGGGCATCAAGGCCGCCATCGCCGAGGACCTGAAGCTGGAGGAGGCGCTGGAGCGCGACGCCGAGGCGCTGCTCGAGCAGACCCTGAAGGCGGTCGGCGGACAGGGGATAGACCGGCACAAGATACTCCGGATGATCAAGGAGAAACTGGCCAAGGAAAGGAAGATCGTCCTGTAACCCGCCGACGCGGCCGAGACAAAAGGAGCCTCTCATGCACATCAGCGAAGACCGCATCTCCCATATCGCACACAGAATTCACGACAAGCTTTGGCGCGACGACCTCGCCGACTTCCCCGACGAACGGCGCGCGCTGGAGGCCATCAAAGGCTCCATCGAGGGTTTCTTCTCCATAATGGAACAGGTCGACCAGGCGGTGAGGGCGAAACTTGCCTCCTACAGCCAGGCCAAGGTTCCCGGCAGCCGGGAATGGGAGATCCTCTACCAGAAGTTCTACGCCGAGGAACTCGCCAAAAGGAAGTGGTGACACGCCCCGCGCCGGCGGCGAATTTATTTTTCCTTCTGCCCTTGATTTTTGGGATCATGCTGTTTATATTTAGCAGGCAATTAGCACTCAGCAGTTTTGAGTGCTAATATTTTTTTCAATTACCGGAGATCGAGGATCTCGCAGAAAGGAGAGCAAGCATGAATCTTAGACCGCTGCAGGACCGTATCATCGTGAAGAGGGTTGAGGAAGCTACCATGACCGCCGGTGGGCTTTATATCCCGGAAACCGCCAAGGAAAAGCCGCAGCAGGGCGAAGTGGTGGCAGTCGGCAACGGGAAGAGGGGCGAGGACGGCAAGGTGTACCCGATCGACCTGAAGGTGGGTGACAAGGTGCTGTTCGGCAAGTATGCAGGAAGCGAAGTTAAGCTCGAAGGGGAGGACTTCCTCATCATGCGCGAGGACGACATCCTCGGCGTACTCGAGAAGTAATCACAGGCCCCGGACAACCCGGGCGTCCAGAGCAATTTCGCCTAATTCATTAAATCCCAAGGAGGATATACATTATGGCAGCAAAGATCATCAAGTTCGACCAGGAAGCACGCAACTGCATCCTCAAAGGTGTCAACACCCTGGCAGATGCCGTTAAAGTGACCCTGGGCCCCAAAGGGCGCAACGTCGTCATCGAGAAGTCCTACGGCGCGCCGCTCATCACCAAGGACGGCGTCACCGTCGCCAAGGAAATCGAGCTGGAAGACAAGTTCGAGAACATGGGCGCGCAGCTGGTGAAGGAAGTCGCTTCCAAGACCTCCGACGTGGCCGGCGACGGCACCACCACCGCAACCGTGCTGGCACAGGCGATCTACCGCCAGGGCGCCAAGTTGGTCGCGGCAGGGCACAACCCGATGGAGATCAAGCGCGGTCTGGACCAGGCCGTCGAAGCACTGGTCGCAGAGCTGAAGAGCATCTCCAAGCCGATCAAGGACCACAAGGAAATCGCGCAGGTCGGCACCATCTCCGCCAACAACGACAAGACCATCGGCGACATCATCGCCCAGGCGATGGAGAAGGTCGGCAAGGAAGGGGTAATCACCGTCGAGGAAGCCAAGGCGATGGAAACCACCCTTGAGACCGTCGAGGGTATGCAGTTCGACCGCGGTTACCTCTCCCCCTACTTCGTCACCGATCCGGAGCGCATGGAAGCCGCGATGGACAACGTCGCCATCCTGATCCACGACAAGAAGATCGCCAACATGAAGGACCTCCTCCCGGTTCTCGAGCAGACCGCCAAGTCCGGCCGTCCGCTTTTGATCATCGCCGAGGACATCGAGGGCGAAGCGCTGGCAACCCTGGTGGTCAACAAGCTGCGCGGCGTGCTGAACGTCTGCGCAGTCAAGGCTCCGGGCTTCGGCGACCGCCGCAAGGCCATGCTCGAAGACATCGCCATCCTGACCGGCGGCAAGGTGATCTCCGAGGAAGTAGGCTTCAAACTCGAGAACACCACTATCGACATGCTGGGCCAGGCCAAGAAGATCACCGTCGACAAGGACAACACCACCATCATCGACGGCTACGGCGCTGAGGCAGACATCCAGGGCCGCGTCAAGATGATCCGCGCCCAGATCGATGAGACCTCCTCCGACTACGACCGCGAGAAGCTCCAGGAGCGCCTCGCGAAATTGGTCGGCGGCGTTGCCGTCATTAAGGTCGGTGCTGCTACCGAAATCGAGATGAAGGAGAAGAAGGCACGCGTCGAAGACGCACTGCACGCAACCCGCGCGGCGGTCGACGAGGGGATCGTCCCCGGAGGCGGCGTGGCTTACCTGCGCGCCCTGAAGGTGCTGGAAAACCTCCAGCTCGCACCGGAGCAGCAGTTCGGCGTTAACGTGATCAAGCGCGCCCTCGAGGAGCCGATCCGACAGATCTCCCAGAACGCGGGCGTCGACGGCTCCATCGTGGTAGACAAGGTCAAAAACGGCAAGGATGCTTTCGGCTACAACGCGGCTGACGACGTCTACGTCGACATGATCGAGGCCGGCATCATCGACCCGACCAAGGTCTCCAGGAGCGCGCTGCAAAACGCCGCTTCCGTGGCAGGTCTCATGATGACCACCGAGGCTATGATCGCCGACAAGCCGAAAGAAGAAGGCGCGATGCCGGCAATGCCGGGCGGCATGGGCGGCATGGGTGGCATGGGCGGCATGATGTAGCCCTGCGCCAAAACCCGCAGCAAAGAAGGGAGCCGGCCCCAGTGCCGGCTCCCTTTTTTTATCCTCAGGATCAGCTCCGTCAGGAGTGGGGAGGCCGGGAAGGGGCACCTTCACCGCGATTTACGCCTCGGCCACCGCCGCATTGAACGAGCCGCCTTTCCCCTTTCATTAATTCTCTGGCTTTACACGTTTTTTGCATCCGCGTATACTTGCTTGGATTTCGACCGGCCAGCGTCAGGTTTTCGTCACACCGTTTCCACATTAATGAGCACATGCCGCAAAAAAACAGATACGACAGGAATATAGAGGAACGCATGGTGAATCCGGGAGGGCGACACGAAGGGGTAACCAGGGAAGAGTACGCTTCGGCCAACCTGGTCATGATCGCCATGGTGAAGGCCTCCAAAGCGCTCCGGATCTACCTCCCCAACAACCCGATATTGATCGGTTTCATGGACGATCTGGACGGCAGGATGACCCGGCACCTGGAGTCGTACGGGGAGTTCGTCCTTGATGTCGAGCCGTTCATCCTGCGCTACAAGGGAAAGGACATCTACCAGAGCCAGGACCCCAAGGAGAGCATGGCCTGCCGCATCCACGCTGACGGCATCAGGACGCTCTTCTTTCTGCCGGGAATCGAATCGAGAGAGCTGATGGCCTTCCTCGGGGTGGTCGGCTTCGAGCTCAGCACGAGCGACGAGGACGTGGTGACCCAGCTTTGGGAGAGGGACCTCCCGCATCTGCGCTACCTCCTGGAGGAGGACTTCGTCGAGGGGCACCTGGAGGAGGACCTGACCGAGCCGGGCTCCCAGCAGGCGGCGGTGACGAGGGTTTACCAGGCCCTCGCGCAGCAGATCCCCTCCCAGCCGAGGATGATTCCCAAGCACCTGCTCATGCTGACCGGAGAAGAGGAGAAGTGGCTCCGGAAGGCCCGGCAGGTCGAGGCCCGCAGAAACGGTCTGGATGACGTGATAAATATACTCTCCGCCATCCTCGCCGGTGTGAAGGAGCCGGAGATCTTCTGGGATTTCGTCGGCATCATGGGGAACCTCGCCAGCAACATGTTTCTCGCCGGGGAGATCGGGCACGCGCTGCGCCTGATCCGCTTCATGGACCAGTTGATGAAGCTGGGGAGCACGAAGCCGGAGCAGCGGAAGCTTCTCTCCGACGCGCTGGCCCGGATCCTAGACCTGCAGACGGTGCAGGTATTGCAGGAAACGCTGGACGGCAGCGATGCCGTGACACACCAGGACCTGAAGGAACTGCTCCTCATCTTCGGCCTCCCGTCGCTCGGCGCCATCTGCGAGCTCTTGGGACGGGTGGAAAAGCTCAAGGCGCGCAAGGTGATCATCGAGGTGCTGGTTGAGCTCGGCCGAAAGGATCCAGGCGTGTTCACCCCCTTCCTGGACGATTCGCGCTGGTACCTCGTGCGCAACGTGGTGCTCGTTCTTTCCCTGGTGGGAACCCCGGTGGCCCTGGAAATGATCATCAGGCTGATTTCCCACAAGGAGGCGAGGATCCGGCGCGAGGTGCTCGGGTATCTCGAGCGCTCGGGCGATCTGAAGGCGAAGACGTACATCGTGAAGTACCTGCGGGACGACTCCAGCGCCCTTCGCATCAAGGCGCTCCAGATCCTGGCCCGGGAGAAGCTCCCCTTCGCGCTTAAGCCAGTACTAGCCCTGACCACAGCGGATGAATTCGCAACGAGGTCGATTGCAGAGAAAAAGGCGGTGTACGAGGCGCTGGGTGAACTGGGGGGGGACGAGATGCTCCCCTTGTTCAGGGACATGCTGCTGAGAAAGTACTGGTTTCAAAAGGCGGCCGAGAAGGAGTCCGCGCAGCTGGCGGTTGCAGGCCTGCTGCGCATGCAAAGCGGTCAGGCGAAGAAGCTCCTGCAGGAGGCGCGGAATAACAGGCGCTCGGGCGAGATCAGGGACATCTTGGATCAGGCCCTCGCCGCCTTCGACGCGGTCCGGGGGAAGAGGGGCGCTGGTGCCGTCGAGGTATGAACATGCAGCTTGAAAAAGGGCGCGACAGCCTGAACAACGAGATGGCCAGGCTCGGCAAGGCACTGGTCCTGCAGTTCTTCATACTGCTAAAGACCTCCAGCAACTACAGCGAGGGGCACGCAGCGCTGGACCTGCCGCTCGCGAACCTGCTGAAGGTGTTGCGGGAGATCACCAGGAGAAACGAGGATGCCTCGCTGAGACTCCGCGGCGGGCACCTCTACCTTGGCGAGCTGCGGTTGAAACCCGACATCGCCAACTTCGAGGCTCCGCGCCACGTGATAGAGGAGATGAAGCGCCACCTGCTGGGTAGGCTCTCCTTCATGCCGGAGGTAACGGTCGACGACCTGCGCCGATTCGTGTACGCCCTGCGGGAGGTGGACGCAGCCCAGCTCCCCGACGTTTACACTTCGCTTCTGGATGGGATGCAGCAAAGGATGGTGGGGCACATCGAGGTGGAGGTCCTGCGCGATGGCGAGGTGCTGATTCCGGACTCTGTGCGGCTGCAAGAGAACAACCTCAAGGCCCGCCCCCTTTACAAGAAGGTGCTGGCCGCCATGGACGAGGTGGCGGCGCAGGTGGCGGCAGGGCGGGGCCTGAGACTTAGGGAGTCGAAACGGGTGGTGCAGCAGATCATCGACCTGCTCTTCAGCCACGAGTCGGACCTGCTCGGGCTTAGCACCATGCGCTCCCACGACCGTTCCTCTCAGCACCATGCGGCCAATGTCTGCATCCTCTCCCTGGTGATGGGGAAAAGGCTCGGCATGTCAAAGTTCCATCTCTGCGAACTGGGGCTCGCCGCGCTGTTCCACGACCTGGGAAAAGCCGACGTCCCCAAGGAGATCCTGGACAAGCCGAGCGCGCTAACCCGCGAGGAGCGGCGCATCATGGAGAACCATGTCCTTTACGGCGTGAAGAAGGTGATGAAGCTGAAGGGGTTCGATGCCCTTTCCTCCCGGATCATCACCGGGATTTTCGAGCACCACCTGCAGGCGGACTTCTCGGGGTATCCGCGCTT from Citrifermentans bremense harbors:
- a CDS encoding DUF507 family protein; the encoded protein is MRLKEEQIARLAEKVLGDLERAQLVEQKQGRGAVLAGIKAAIAEDLKLEEALERDAEALLEQTLKAVGGQGIDRHKILRMIKEKLAKERKIVL
- a CDS encoding DUF507 family protein gives rise to the protein MHISEDRISHIAHRIHDKLWRDDLADFPDERRALEAIKGSIEGFFSIMEQVDQAVRAKLASYSQAKVPGSREWEILYQKFYAEELAKRKW
- the groES gene encoding co-chaperone GroES, translating into MNLRPLQDRIIVKRVEEATMTAGGLYIPETAKEKPQQGEVVAVGNGKRGEDGKVYPIDLKVGDKVLFGKYAGSEVKLEGEDFLIMREDDILGVLEK
- the groL gene encoding chaperonin GroEL (60 kDa chaperone family; promotes refolding of misfolded polypeptides especially under stressful conditions; forms two stacked rings of heptamers to form a barrel-shaped 14mer; ends can be capped by GroES; misfolded proteins enter the barrel where they are refolded when GroES binds), which gives rise to MAAKIIKFDQEARNCILKGVNTLADAVKVTLGPKGRNVVIEKSYGAPLITKDGVTVAKEIELEDKFENMGAQLVKEVASKTSDVAGDGTTTATVLAQAIYRQGAKLVAAGHNPMEIKRGLDQAVEALVAELKSISKPIKDHKEIAQVGTISANNDKTIGDIIAQAMEKVGKEGVITVEEAKAMETTLETVEGMQFDRGYLSPYFVTDPERMEAAMDNVAILIHDKKIANMKDLLPVLEQTAKSGRPLLIIAEDIEGEALATLVVNKLRGVLNVCAVKAPGFGDRRKAMLEDIAILTGGKVISEEVGFKLENTTIDMLGQAKKITVDKDNTTIIDGYGAEADIQGRVKMIRAQIDETSSDYDREKLQERLAKLVGGVAVIKVGAATEIEMKEKKARVEDALHATRAAVDEGIVPGGGVAYLRALKVLENLQLAPEQQFGVNVIKRALEEPIRQISQNAGVDGSIVVDKVKNGKDAFGYNAADDVYVDMIEAGIIDPTKVSRSALQNAASVAGLMMTTEAMIADKPKEEGAMPAMPGGMGGMGGMGGMM
- a CDS encoding HEAT repeat domain-containing protein; amino-acid sequence: MVNPGGRHEGVTREEYASANLVMIAMVKASKALRIYLPNNPILIGFMDDLDGRMTRHLESYGEFVLDVEPFILRYKGKDIYQSQDPKESMACRIHADGIRTLFFLPGIESRELMAFLGVVGFELSTSDEDVVTQLWERDLPHLRYLLEEDFVEGHLEEDLTEPGSQQAAVTRVYQALAQQIPSQPRMIPKHLLMLTGEEEKWLRKARQVEARRNGLDDVINILSAILAGVKEPEIFWDFVGIMGNLASNMFLAGEIGHALRLIRFMDQLMKLGSTKPEQRKLLSDALARILDLQTVQVLQETLDGSDAVTHQDLKELLLIFGLPSLGAICELLGRVEKLKARKVIIEVLVELGRKDPGVFTPFLDDSRWYLVRNVVLVLSLVGTPVALEMIIRLISHKEARIRREVLGYLERSGDLKAKTYIVKYLRDDSSALRIKALQILAREKLPFALKPVLALTTADEFATRSIAEKKAVYEALGELGGDEMLPLFRDMLLRKYWFQKAAEKESAQLAVAGLLRMQSGQAKKLLQEARNNRRSGEIRDILDQALAAFDAVRGKRGAGAVEV
- a CDS encoding HD-GYP domain-containing protein — translated: MQLEKGRDSLNNEMARLGKALVLQFFILLKTSSNYSEGHAALDLPLANLLKVLREITRRNEDASLRLRGGHLYLGELRLKPDIANFEAPRHVIEEMKRHLLGRLSFMPEVTVDDLRRFVYALREVDAAQLPDVYTSLLDGMQQRMVGHIEVEVLRDGEVLIPDSVRLQENNLKARPLYKKVLAAMDEVAAQVAAGRGLRLRESKRVVQQIIDLLFSHESDLLGLSTMRSHDRSSQHHAANVCILSLVMGKRLGMSKFHLCELGLAALFHDLGKADVPKEILDKPSALTREERRIMENHVLYGVKKVMKLKGFDALSSRIITGIFEHHLQADFSGYPRFPYQRLSLFGRIINIADCYDGLTSSRVCGRNAYPPHKALRVMLAQAGTVYDQPLLKLFINCVGIHAIGSLLLLDSNELAVVVGNSADPTQWDSPKVRIIADAQGHEVEGEIIDLGLPSCFRTISATLDPYLYDLDVSRYFY